A DNA window from Massilia putida contains the following coding sequences:
- a CDS encoding ATP-binding protein translates to MPAAVPSVTPRQAGRWPRRRLALWGALLLVCLALAAVAYRYAEDAAIDRLRLSGAQRLDTYTASLEHLLSKYDFLPGTFELNKDVIALLRRPGDEALRTEVNTYLERVNRMAGSTSIYIVNLRGVTQASSNWRTPDSYVGDYVAFRPYVRDALRGVPGGFYGVGTTRGEPGYYFAQGIYQDGTMLGVATVKVNIESLEASWADAGGKVLLSDAHGVVFLSSVPQWKYRTLAPLTPAVQKEVEQSRQYFSHALVPLGLREVRRLDSRARIVTGPPPAVGPMLSQARALARRNWQMVYLSDLAPARASARAAALLTVLSEALAIMLVLYARQRHRLGRQRKRAREDLQRAYDQLENLVTERTASLRKMTRDLRDENTVRRQAEQQLRKAQSELVQAGKMAVLGQLSAGITHELNQPLTALRTMSDNARVLIERGRLDDARNNLATISQLVERMGLLTGQLRQFARKSDTMPSAVAVADAVTAALFLVERRIAQERVGFRMATHPRDLYALCDSNRLQQVLVNLFSNALDAMEMAGSSPRQLVVDAGLDGARVRITVTDSGPGIPEEIRTQLFEPFFTTKPQGKGLGLGLAISEQIVREFGGQLRAESPPEGGARFIIDLPRAE, encoded by the coding sequence ATGCCAGCAGCCGTACCCTCCGTCACCCCGCGCCAGGCCGGCCGCTGGCCGCGCCGGCGGCTGGCGCTATGGGGCGCGCTGCTGCTCGTGTGCCTGGCGCTGGCGGCCGTCGCCTATCGTTATGCCGAGGATGCCGCGATCGATCGCTTGCGGCTGTCCGGGGCGCAACGCCTGGACACGTACACGGCCAGCCTGGAGCACCTGCTGTCCAAATACGACTTCCTGCCCGGCACGTTCGAACTGAACAAGGACGTCATCGCCCTGCTGCGCCGGCCCGGCGACGAAGCGCTGCGGACGGAAGTCAACACCTACCTGGAGCGCGTCAACCGCATGGCCGGTTCGACCAGCATCTATATCGTCAACCTGCGGGGCGTGACGCAGGCCTCCAGCAACTGGCGCACGCCCGACAGCTACGTCGGCGATTACGTGGCCTTCCGGCCCTATGTGCGCGACGCGCTGCGCGGCGTGCCGGGCGGCTTCTACGGCGTCGGTACCACGCGTGGCGAGCCGGGTTATTATTTTGCCCAAGGCATTTATCAGGACGGCACCATGCTGGGCGTGGCGACCGTCAAGGTCAATATCGAAAGCCTGGAGGCGAGCTGGGCCGACGCCGGCGGCAAGGTCTTGCTCAGCGATGCGCACGGCGTGGTGTTTCTCAGCTCCGTGCCGCAATGGAAATACCGCACGTTGGCGCCGCTGACGCCGGCCGTGCAGAAAGAAGTGGAACAGTCGCGCCAATACTTTTCCCATGCACTCGTGCCGCTGGGCCTGCGCGAGGTGCGCCGGCTCGACAGCCGCGCGCGCATCGTCACCGGACCGCCGCCCGCCGTCGGTCCCATGCTGAGCCAGGCGCGCGCGCTGGCGCGGCGCAACTGGCAGATGGTCTATTTGTCCGACCTCGCGCCGGCCCGCGCCAGCGCCCGCGCCGCGGCGCTGCTGACGGTGCTGTCGGAAGCGCTCGCCATCATGCTGGTGCTGTACGCGCGCCAGCGCCACCGCCTCGGCCGGCAGCGGAAGCGTGCGCGCGAGGATTTGCAGCGCGCCTACGATCAGCTGGAAAACCTGGTGACCGAGCGCACCGCCAGCCTGCGCAAGATGACGCGCGACCTGCGCGACGAAAACACCGTGCGTCGGCAGGCCGAGCAGCAGCTGCGCAAGGCGCAGAGCGAATTGGTCCAGGCAGGCAAGATGGCGGTGCTGGGGCAGCTGTCGGCCGGCATCACGCACGAACTGAACCAGCCGCTGACGGCGCTGCGCACGATGTCGGACAACGCCCGCGTGCTGATCGAGCGGGGCCGGCTCGATGACGCGCGCAACAACCTGGCGACGATCTCGCAACTGGTCGAGCGCATGGGCCTCCTGACCGGACAGCTGCGCCAGTTCGCGCGCAAGTCCGACACGATGCCGAGCGCGGTCGCCGTGGCGGACGCGGTCACGGCCGCGCTCTTCCTCGTCGAGCGCCGCATCGCGCAGGAGCGCGTCGGCTTTCGCATGGCGACGCATCCCCGCGACCTGTATGCGCTGTGCGACAGCAACCGCCTGCAGCAGGTTCTCGTGAACCTGTTCAGCAACGCGCTCGACGCGATGGAGATGGCGGGCAGTTCGCCGCGCCAGCTCGTCGTGGACGCCGGGCTCGACGGCGCGCGGGTCCGCATCACCGTGACCGACAGCGGTCCCGGCATTCCCGAAGAAATCCGCACGCAATTATTCGAACCCTTCTTTACCACCAAGCCGCAGGGCAAAGGGCTGGGCCTGGGCCTGGCCATCTCCGAGCAGATCGTGCGCGAGTTCGGCGGCCAGCTGCGGGCCGAGTCGCCACCCGAAGGCGGCGCCCGGTTCATCATCGATCTGCCCCGGGCGGAGTAG
- a CDS encoding porin, which yields MKYRYLAGACALGLSAACAQAQTSVKIYGVADAGIVLERGGPSGSSQNVSSGVASGSRLGFKGTEDLGGGMSAFFVLENGINMDTGKAGQGGLLFGRQALVGLSGAAGSISLGRQYAPYYKVVRDIVDPFCTGLAGNAQNIFPTFTRVDNSVEYQSPKWNGLSADVLYGVGEAAGDAAKNRSIGASATYDAGPLTLVLAHHQQGDATGTAHNRHTMLAGRYRFGIVTAHAAYARNRDVLGNASRDALLGVAVQAGAGRVLASLAAHRDDFGREAHALQGAIGYEYSLSKRTDLYTAYGHIINRDGAAYRVGNATDAGSGTTGINLGVRHVF from the coding sequence TTGAAATATCGCTATCTCGCCGGCGCATGCGCGCTCGGCCTGTCCGCCGCCTGCGCCCAGGCGCAAACTTCGGTGAAGATCTATGGCGTCGCCGACGCCGGCATCGTGCTGGAACGCGGCGGCCCGTCCGGATCAAGCCAGAACGTCAGCAGCGGCGTGGCCTCCGGCTCGCGGCTGGGCTTCAAGGGCACGGAAGACCTGGGCGGCGGCATGAGCGCCTTCTTCGTGCTGGAAAACGGCATCAACATGGATACCGGCAAGGCGGGGCAGGGCGGCTTGCTGTTCGGCCGCCAGGCCCTCGTCGGATTGAGCGGCGCGGCCGGCTCGATCAGCCTCGGCCGCCAGTACGCCCCGTACTACAAGGTCGTGCGCGACATCGTCGACCCGTTCTGCACGGGCCTCGCCGGCAATGCGCAGAACATCTTCCCGACCTTCACCCGGGTCGACAATTCGGTCGAGTACCAGTCGCCCAAGTGGAACGGCCTGTCGGCCGACGTGCTGTACGGTGTCGGCGAAGCGGCCGGCGACGCCGCGAAGAACCGCAGCATCGGCGCGTCCGCCACCTACGACGCCGGTCCGCTGACCCTCGTGCTGGCGCACCACCAGCAAGGCGACGCGACCGGCACCGCGCACAACCGCCACACCATGCTGGCCGGCCGCTACCGCTTCGGCATCGTGACGGCCCACGCGGCCTATGCGCGCAACCGCGACGTGCTGGGCAACGCCAGCCGCGATGCCTTGCTGGGCGTCGCCGTGCAGGCCGGCGCCGGACGGGTGCTCGCCTCGCTGGCCGCCCATCGCGACGACTTCGGCCGCGAAGCGCACGCGCTCCAGGGCGCGATCGGCTATGAGTACAGCCTGAGCAAACGCACCGACCTGTACACGGCCTATGGCCATATCATCAACCGCGACGGCGCCGCCTACCGCGTCGGCAATGCCACCGATGCCGGCTCCGGCACCACCGGCATCAACCTTGGAGTGCGTCATGTGTTTTAA
- a CDS encoding sigma-54-dependent transcriptional regulator — translation MSPYESMKVLLVEDDAVVRAGSAQALDLAGFQVDAFDAAEPALAGVAPGFAGVIVSDVRLPGMSGLELMAAVKAIDAQVPVILVTGHGDISMAVGAMRGGAYDFIAKPYSSEQLVEAVQRALETRRLILEVETLRHRIANGEGIEAMLLGDSAPMRDLRRLILDLADESADVLIYGETGTGKEMVARCLHQFSHRRAHQFVALNCGAIPENIFESEVFGHEPGAFTGATKRQVGKIEHAHKGSLFLDEVESLPLNLQVKLLRVLQERYVERLGSNNPVPVDVRVIAASKVDLKEWSDQQKFRSDLYYRLNLIVLNLPPLRERREDIPLLFEHFMLGAAARYKRGVPTVPGPLMQSLMAHDWPGNVRELRNIAERFVLGLSSGADGLLAARTAAPVPLADQVGAFERAVIEQELRRAGGSVVDVAATLGVPKQTLYYKMQKYGLTPEDYR, via the coding sequence ATGTCACCATACGAATCCATGAAAGTCCTGCTCGTGGAAGACGACGCCGTCGTCCGCGCAGGCAGCGCGCAGGCGCTCGACCTGGCCGGCTTCCAGGTCGACGCGTTCGACGCCGCCGAGCCGGCGCTGGCGGGGGTGGCGCCCGGCTTTGCCGGCGTCATCGTCAGCGACGTGCGCCTGCCCGGCATGAGCGGCCTCGAACTGATGGCCGCGGTCAAGGCCATCGATGCGCAGGTGCCGGTGATCCTGGTGACCGGCCACGGCGACATTTCGATGGCGGTGGGCGCGATGCGCGGCGGCGCCTACGATTTCATCGCCAAGCCGTATTCATCGGAACAGCTGGTCGAGGCCGTGCAGCGCGCGCTGGAAACGCGGCGCCTGATCCTGGAGGTCGAAACGCTGCGCCACCGCATCGCGAACGGCGAAGGGATCGAGGCCATGCTGCTGGGCGATTCGGCCCCCATGCGCGACCTGCGCCGCCTGATCCTGGACCTGGCCGACGAATCGGCCGATGTGCTGATCTACGGCGAAACCGGCACCGGCAAGGAGATGGTGGCGCGCTGCCTGCACCAGTTCAGCCACCGCCGCGCGCACCAGTTCGTCGCCCTCAACTGCGGCGCGATCCCGGAAAACATCTTCGAGAGCGAAGTGTTCGGCCACGAGCCGGGCGCCTTCACCGGCGCGACCAAGCGCCAGGTCGGCAAGATCGAGCACGCCCACAAAGGCTCGCTGTTCCTCGACGAAGTCGAAAGCCTGCCGCTGAATTTGCAGGTGAAGCTGTTGCGCGTGCTGCAGGAGCGCTACGTCGAGCGGCTCGGCTCGAACAATCCCGTCCCGGTGGACGTGCGCGTGATCGCCGCGTCCAAGGTCGACCTGAAGGAATGGTCCGACCAGCAGAAATTCCGCAGCGACCTGTACTACCGGCTGAACCTGATCGTGCTGAACCTGCCGCCGTTGCGCGAGCGGCGCGAGGACATTCCGCTGTTGTTCGAGCACTTCATGCTGGGCGCGGCGGCGCGCTACAAGCGCGGCGTGCCCACGGTGCCGGGGCCGCTGATGCAATCGTTGATGGCGCACGACTGGCCGGGCAACGTGCGCGAGCTGCGCAATATCGCCGAGCGCTTCGTGCTGGGCCTGTCCAGCGGCGCGGACGGCCTGCTGGCCGCGCGCACGGCGGCGCCGGTGCCCCTGGCCGACCAGGTCGGCGCGTTCGAGCGCGCCGTCATCGAGCAGGAATTGCGCCGGGCGGGCGGCAGCGTCGTGGACGTCGCCGCCACGCTGGGCGTGCCGAAGCAGACGTTGTATTACAAGATGCAGAAGTACGGGCTGACGCCGGAGGATTATCGGTGA
- a CDS encoding ABC transporter substrate-binding protein has protein sequence MNFKIKKTAVAIAIAATAFSLTAQVQAEVPAGYPAAYQQLIDGAKKEGKLVIYGATDSKAAAPLIKDFNTLYPGITVEYNDMNSTEVYNRFISENAAGGDTADVLWSSAMDLQMKLAAGGYAMAYKSVESSKIPGWAVWKDTAYGTTFEPAAFVYNKRLLKPEEVPQTHADFVRIIQQPKFLDKVTTYDIEKSGVGFMFMTQDEHDFPQFKQLEQAFGAAKVRVQSSTGTMLERISSGENLIGYNVLGSYAMVRAKTDPSLGVVLPKDYTLIISRVQFINKASKHPNAAKLWIDYMLSQRGQTIVANGAKLYAIRADVTGETTSSDLIKQVGEKNVRPLPVSPAVAEYLDPAIRMAFLKEWKATAGKK, from the coding sequence ATGAATTTCAAGATCAAGAAGACCGCAGTCGCCATCGCCATCGCCGCCACCGCTTTTTCGCTGACCGCGCAGGTGCAGGCGGAGGTCCCGGCCGGCTATCCCGCCGCCTACCAGCAACTGATCGACGGCGCCAAGAAGGAAGGCAAGCTGGTGATCTACGGCGCCACCGACAGCAAGGCCGCGGCGCCGCTGATCAAGGACTTCAACACGCTGTACCCGGGCATCACGGTCGAGTACAACGACATGAACTCGACCGAAGTCTATAACCGCTTCATCTCCGAAAACGCGGCCGGCGGCGACACGGCCGACGTGCTGTGGTCCTCCGCGATGGACCTGCAGATGAAGCTGGCCGCGGGCGGCTACGCGATGGCGTACAAATCCGTCGAATCGTCCAAGATCCCCGGCTGGGCCGTGTGGAAGGACACGGCGTACGGCACCACCTTCGAGCCGGCCGCCTTCGTCTACAACAAGCGTCTGCTGAAGCCCGAGGAAGTTCCGCAGACCCACGCGGACTTCGTGCGCATCATCCAGCAGCCCAAGTTCCTGGACAAGGTCACGACGTACGACATCGAGAAGTCCGGCGTTGGTTTCATGTTCATGACGCAGGACGAGCACGACTTCCCGCAATTCAAACAGCTGGAACAGGCGTTCGGCGCGGCCAAGGTGCGCGTGCAGTCGTCGACCGGCACCATGCTGGAGCGGATCTCGTCGGGCGAAAACCTGATCGGCTACAACGTGCTCGGTTCGTACGCGATGGTGCGCGCCAAGACCGACCCGTCGCTGGGCGTCGTGCTGCCGAAGGACTACACCTTGATCATCTCGCGCGTCCAGTTCATCAACAAGGCGAGCAAGCACCCGAACGCGGCCAAGCTGTGGATCGACTACATGCTGTCGCAGCGCGGCCAGACGATCGTCGCTAACGGCGCCAAGCTGTACGCGATCCGCGCCGACGTCACGGGCGAAACGACGTCGAGTGACCTGATCAAGCAGGTGGGCGAGAAGAACGTCCGTCCGCTGCCGGTCAGCCCGGCCGTGGCGGAGTACCTCGATCCGGCCATCCGCATGGCCTTCCTGAAGGAGTGGAAGGCGACTGCGGGCAAGAAGTAA
- a CDS encoding response regulator: protein MRILLVEDHVELSHWVSKALRDANLTVECAATGADADALLHTQDYALVILDLTLPRMDGLEVLRRLRARGGTRGRTPVMILTARGGLEERVQGLNLGADDYLAKPFELAELEARVKALLRRSVGNEAVVHRCGQLSFDTVARMFTYCGEPLALTPREHAVLEALISRPGRALSKEKLFDDVFALDDDANLDAIELYIHRVRKKLDKRPDGGAAIATLRGIGYLLQERPPAGS, encoded by the coding sequence ATGCGAATCCTGTTAGTCGAAGACCATGTCGAGCTGTCCCACTGGGTATCCAAAGCCCTGCGCGACGCCAATCTCACCGTCGAATGCGCCGCCACGGGCGCCGATGCCGACGCGCTGCTGCACACCCAGGACTACGCGCTCGTGATCCTGGACCTCACCTTGCCGCGCATGGACGGCCTGGAAGTGCTGCGCCGCCTGCGCGCGCGCGGCGGCACGCGCGGGCGCACGCCGGTGATGATCCTGACGGCGCGCGGCGGCCTGGAAGAACGCGTGCAGGGCCTGAACCTGGGCGCCGACGACTACCTCGCCAAGCCGTTCGAGCTGGCGGAACTGGAAGCGCGCGTGAAAGCCTTGTTGCGGAGGAGCGTCGGCAACGAGGCCGTCGTGCACCGCTGCGGGCAACTCAGTTTCGACACCGTCGCGCGCATGTTCACCTACTGCGGCGAGCCGCTGGCGCTCACGCCGCGCGAGCACGCCGTGCTGGAAGCGCTCATTTCGCGTCCGGGCCGCGCGCTGTCGAAAGAAAAGCTGTTCGACGACGTGTTCGCGCTGGACGACGACGCCAACCTCGACGCCATCGAACTGTACATCCACCGGGTGCGCAAGAAGCTGGACAAGCGCCCCGACGGCGGCGCCGCCATCGCCACGCTGCGCGGCATCGGCTATCTGCTGCAGGAACGGCCGCCCGCCGGGTCCTGA
- a CDS encoding porin, translating into MKKSALALAVLAALSLNASAQTNVQIYGIMDAGVEYVNHAAANDGSQVRVISGGKNTSRWGFRGTEDLGNGLKAVFNLEGGILMDTGAQDGNLFKRQANVGLEGGFGQVLLGRSFTTTYDLVIKFDPMGFAPNYSWATSGSATGPSKYGMTTAFDNLIKYTGHTGGFTYGATVGLGEQAGNSADSRKYAVGGSWFGSGVGLMAAYEQVNGNTVAATGNRDKTTAFHLGADYKAGPMRYTAGMRGYKLQSGKANTADVKGDTYWGGATYEVYPWTLTGAVYHVNTKNLPAAKDADPTMYVARAMYSLSKRTWLYVAAAHAKADHGQLVGLSRDDPGFATTQTGITTGIQHRF; encoded by the coding sequence ATGAAGAAATCGGCCCTCGCGCTTGCCGTCCTGGCAGCGCTTTCCCTGAACGCATCCGCACAGACCAACGTCCAGATCTACGGCATCATGGACGCCGGCGTCGAGTACGTGAACCACGCCGCCGCCAACGACGGCAGCCAGGTGCGCGTGATCTCGGGCGGCAAGAACACGTCGCGCTGGGGTTTCCGGGGCACCGAGGATCTGGGTAACGGCCTGAAGGCGGTATTCAACCTGGAAGGCGGCATCCTGATGGATACCGGCGCCCAGGACGGCAACCTGTTCAAGCGCCAGGCCAACGTCGGCCTCGAAGGCGGCTTCGGCCAGGTCCTGCTCGGCCGTTCGTTCACGACGACCTATGACTTGGTCATCAAGTTCGACCCGATGGGCTTCGCGCCAAACTATTCGTGGGCGACGAGCGGCAGCGCCACCGGCCCGTCGAAGTACGGCATGACGACCGCGTTCGACAACCTGATCAAGTACACGGGTCACACCGGCGGCTTCACCTACGGCGCCACCGTCGGCCTGGGCGAACAGGCCGGCAACAGCGCCGATAGCCGCAAGTATGCGGTCGGCGGTTCGTGGTTCGGCAGCGGCGTCGGCCTGATGGCGGCGTACGAACAGGTCAACGGCAACACGGTGGCCGCCACCGGCAACCGCGACAAGACGACCGCCTTCCACCTCGGCGCCGACTACAAGGCGGGCCCGATGCGCTACACCGCCGGCATGCGCGGCTACAAGCTCCAATCGGGCAAGGCCAATACGGCGGACGTGAAGGGCGACACGTACTGGGGCGGCGCCACCTACGAGGTCTACCCCTGGACCCTGACGGGCGCGGTCTACCACGTCAACACGAAGAACCTGCCGGCCGCGAAGGACGCGGATCCGACGATGTACGTGGCGCGCGCCATGTACTCGCTGTCCAAGCGCACCTGGCTGTACGTGGCGGCCGCGCACGCGAAGGCCGACCACGGCCAGCTCGTGGGCCTGTCGCGTGACGATCCGGGCTTCGCGACCACGCAGACCGGCATCACCACCGGCATCCAGCACCGGTTCTGA
- a CDS encoding dicarboxylate/amino acid:cation symporter — MKTKRPLTLYILIAMVLGAAVGYGCHETVADKQLSADIAAHISIVTDVFLRLIKMIISLLVFSTLTVGIAHMGDGRAAGRIGLKAMAWFVIASLTSLTLGMVLSNAMQLGAHLNLPLPPADATTGLKTAAFTLKDFVVHLVPKSPMEAMANNEILQVLVFALFFGGALGALGQSAAGLTAVIDQLAQVMLRITGVVMNMAPLAVFAAMASIITTSGLGILLTFAKFMGGFYLGLLCLWLLLILGGSFFIGKRVLRLLALIREPFLLAFSTASSEAAYPKLLLALDQFGVQRKISSFVLPMGYSFNLDGSMMYCTFAVLFITQAYGIDLSLGTQITMLLLLMLTSKGMAGVPRASLVVIAATLNQFHIPEAGLLLLMGIDQFLDMGRSATNAVGNAIATAVVANWEGALEETPQQVAPVAAQVG, encoded by the coding sequence TTGAAAACGAAGCGTCCCCTGACCCTGTACATCCTGATCGCGATGGTACTGGGCGCCGCAGTCGGCTATGGCTGCCATGAAACCGTCGCCGACAAACAGCTCAGTGCCGACATCGCGGCACATATTTCCATCGTCACCGACGTGTTCCTCCGGTTGATCAAGATGATCATCTCGCTGCTGGTCTTCTCGACGCTGACCGTCGGCATCGCCCACATGGGGGACGGCCGCGCGGCCGGCCGCATCGGCCTGAAAGCCATGGCCTGGTTCGTGATCGCCTCGCTGACGTCGCTGACGCTGGGCATGGTGCTGTCGAACGCGATGCAGCTGGGGGCCCACCTCAACCTGCCGCTGCCGCCGGCCGACGCCACCACCGGCCTGAAAACGGCCGCCTTCACGCTCAAGGACTTCGTCGTCCACCTGGTGCCGAAGTCGCCGATGGAAGCCATGGCCAACAACGAGATCCTGCAAGTGCTCGTGTTCGCCCTGTTCTTCGGCGGCGCGCTGGGCGCGCTGGGCCAATCCGCCGCCGGCCTCACCGCCGTCATCGACCAGCTGGCGCAGGTGATGCTGCGCATTACCGGCGTCGTCATGAACATGGCGCCGCTGGCCGTGTTCGCGGCGATGGCGTCCATCATCACCACCAGCGGCCTGGGCATCCTGCTCACGTTCGCGAAGTTCATGGGCGGCTTCTACCTCGGCCTCCTGTGCCTGTGGCTGCTGCTGATCCTGGGCGGATCCTTTTTCATCGGCAAGCGCGTGCTGCGCCTGCTGGCGCTGATCCGCGAACCGTTCCTGCTCGCGTTTTCCACGGCCAGCTCGGAAGCCGCGTATCCCAAGCTGTTGCTGGCGCTGGACCAGTTCGGCGTGCAGCGCAAGATTTCCAGCTTCGTGCTGCCGATGGGGTATTCGTTCAACCTCGACGGCTCGATGATGTACTGCACCTTCGCCGTGCTGTTCATCACCCAGGCGTACGGCATCGACCTGTCGCTGGGCACGCAGATCACCATGCTGCTGCTGCTGATGCTCACCTCCAAGGGCATGGCCGGCGTGCCGCGCGCATCGCTGGTCGTGATCGCCGCGACCCTCAACCAATTCCACATCCCCGAAGCGGGCCTGCTGCTGCTGATGGGCATCGACCAGTTCCTCGACATGGGGCGCTCGGCCACCAATGCCGTCGGCAACGCCATCGCCACGGCCGTCGTCGCCAATTGGGAAGGCGCGCTGGAAGAAACGCCGCAGCAAGTGGCACCCGTCGCCGCGCAAGTCGGCTGA
- a CDS encoding tripartite tricarboxylate transporter substrate binding protein has translation MKRAIHLLAAAALFAASLAASAASAGAECVVPSKPGGAMDLTCKLAQKALPDAKLKLAYLPGGIGAVAWHTLVSQRRAEPDTLVAFSGGSLLNLAEGKFGKATADDVRWVAALGVDYGMVAVRADSPWHSLGELMDAIKRDPQQVLIGVSGTIGSQDWMKIALLARQAGIEPRRLRFVALEGGGETFTAMSANYVQVISGDASEAVLYAGPGKVRVLAVLSERRLPGVLAAVPTAREQGYDIVWPVIRGVWMGPDVPDADYRRWVGAFARMQATQDFAQLRLTAGLYPFSLTGDALKRWVKQAIMDYNRQAREFNLVREH, from the coding sequence ATGAAGCGCGCCATCCACCTCCTGGCCGCCGCGGCGCTGTTCGCGGCCTCGCTGGCCGCGTCGGCGGCATCCGCCGGCGCCGAATGCGTGGTCCCGTCCAAACCCGGCGGGGCCATGGACCTGACGTGCAAGCTGGCCCAAAAGGCCTTGCCTGACGCGAAACTCAAGCTGGCCTACCTGCCGGGCGGGATCGGCGCCGTCGCGTGGCACACCCTCGTGTCGCAGCGGCGCGCCGAGCCGGACACCCTCGTCGCGTTCTCGGGCGGTTCGCTGCTCAACCTCGCCGAGGGCAAGTTCGGCAAGGCGACGGCGGACGACGTGCGCTGGGTCGCGGCGCTCGGTGTCGACTATGGGATGGTGGCGGTGCGCGCCGATTCGCCCTGGCACAGCCTCGGCGAATTGATGGATGCGATCAAGCGCGATCCGCAGCAGGTCTTGATCGGCGTGTCCGGCACCATCGGCAGCCAGGACTGGATGAAGATCGCGCTGCTGGCGCGCCAGGCCGGCATCGAGCCACGCCGCCTGCGCTTCGTCGCGCTGGAAGGCGGCGGCGAGACGTTCACGGCGATGAGCGCCAACTACGTGCAGGTGATTTCGGGCGACGCCTCGGAAGCGGTGCTGTATGCCGGTCCCGGCAAGGTGCGCGTGCTGGCCGTGCTGTCCGAACGGCGCCTGCCGGGCGTGCTGGCGGCGGTGCCGACAGCGCGCGAACAAGGCTACGACATCGTGTGGCCCGTGATCCGCGGCGTGTGGATGGGGCCCGACGTGCCGGATGCCGATTACCGCCGCTGGGTCGGCGCCTTCGCCCGCATGCAGGCGACACAAGACTTCGCGCAGCTGCGGCTGACCGCCGGCCTGTATCCCTTCTCGCTCACGGGCGACGCCCTCAAGCGCTGGGTCAAGCAGGCCATCATGGATTACAACCGACAGGCCAGGGAATTCAACCTGGTCCGCGAACACTGA
- a CDS encoding sensor histidine kinase: MPSVSASIPLLARLWPRRRAAGEDIPAPLGSLRNQLLRWLIVPLVILVAANAVSLYRDALDAADIAYDRSLLASTRALAERVSVRDGKVVADVPYVALDSFETDTLGRIYYRVGGLHGETVSGYDDLPPVPKNTPRSELYPALVRFYHADYNGEPVRIAALLQPVYDDSMRGIALIQVGETLDARRALSRRILFNTLWRQALLVLAVATLVWFAVRLVLQPLMRLKQVVETRAISDLSDVDEALVHREVRPLVAAMNGTMARMQNLIASQRRFIADASHQLRTPLTVLKTQAELALRENDPAAMQAIVRSIAATTDSTVHLANRLLTLARIEHGGANAALAPVVLSDVARQVGLELALPAVQKGIDLALEAEDDGATTIAGQALLLHELVSNLVDNAIRYTPPGGIVLLRVRRLVGRVVLDVQDSGPGLDPSEYDKVFMPFYRAQTALESNPGGTGLGLAIVRDIATVHGATLALDRAEGGRGLKVSVTFAVP, translated from the coding sequence ATGCCGTCCGTCTCCGCATCGATCCCGCTGCTGGCGCGCCTGTGGCCGCGCCGGCGCGCGGCCGGAGAAGACATTCCCGCGCCATTGGGCAGCCTGCGCAACCAGCTGCTGCGCTGGCTGATCGTGCCCCTCGTGATCCTCGTGGCGGCCAACGCCGTGTCGCTGTACCGCGACGCGCTCGACGCCGCCGACATCGCGTACGACCGTTCGCTGCTCGCGTCCACGCGCGCGCTGGCGGAGCGGGTGTCGGTCCGCGACGGCAAGGTCGTTGCGGACGTGCCCTATGTGGCACTGGACAGCTTCGAGACCGATACGCTGGGCCGCATCTACTACCGCGTGGGCGGCCTGCACGGCGAGACGGTGTCCGGCTACGACGACCTGCCGCCCGTGCCGAAGAACACGCCCCGCTCGGAACTGTATCCGGCCCTCGTGCGGTTTTATCACGCCGACTACAACGGCGAACCGGTACGCATCGCCGCACTGCTGCAGCCCGTGTACGACGATTCCATGCGCGGCATCGCGCTGATCCAGGTGGGCGAGACGCTCGACGCGCGCCGCGCGCTGTCGCGGCGCATCCTGTTCAATACCCTGTGGCGCCAGGCGCTGCTCGTGCTGGCCGTCGCCACGCTGGTGTGGTTCGCGGTGCGGCTCGTGCTGCAGCCGCTGATGCGATTGAAGCAGGTCGTGGAGACGCGCGCGATCTCCGACCTGTCCGACGTCGACGAAGCCCTCGTGCACCGCGAAGTGCGCCCGCTGGTGGCCGCGATGAACGGCACGATGGCGCGGATGCAGAACCTGATCGCGAGCCAGCGCCGCTTCATCGCCGACGCGTCGCACCAGCTGCGCACGCCGCTGACCGTGCTGAAGACCCAGGCCGAGCTGGCCCTGCGCGAAAACGATCCGGCCGCGATGCAGGCCATCGTGCGCTCGATCGCGGCGACGACCGATTCCACGGTCCACCTGGCCAACCGCCTGCTGACGCTCGCCCGCATCGAGCATGGCGGCGCGAACGCCGCGCTGGCGCCCGTCGTGCTGTCCGACGTGGCGCGCCAGGTGGGACTGGAACTGGCCCTGCCCGCCGTCCAGAAAGGCATCGACCTGGCGCTGGAAGCGGAAGACGACGGCGCGACGACGATCGCGGGCCAGGCGCTGCTGCTGCACGAACTGGTGAGCAACCTGGTCGACAACGCGATCCGCTACACGCCGCCGGGCGGCATCGTGCTGCTGCGCGTGCGGCGGCTGGTAGGCAGGGTCGTGCTCGACGTGCAGGACAGCGGGCCAGGGCTCGACCCGTCCGAATACGACAAGGTGTTCATGCCGTTCTACCGTGCGCAAACGGCGCTGGAGAGCAATCCGGGCGGCACGGGGCTCGGGCTGGCCATCGTGCGCGATATCGCGACCGTGCACGGCGCGACGCTCGCCCTCGACCGCGCGGAGGGCGGGCGCGGGCTGAAGGTCAGCGTCACGTTCGCGGTGCCGTGA